The proteins below come from a single Zea mays cultivar B73 chromosome 8, Zm-B73-REFERENCE-NAM-5.0, whole genome shotgun sequence genomic window:
- the LOC100284959 gene encoding uvrB/uvrC motif family protein: MQWAGLRSQAPVPTAAWTGPRPRTARCPQGRFPTARRALVASAAASDANSSSNSPGKDEEGEEVVRREKEEKAVASLLMRSQKYAMLKQQLAVAAQFEDYKEAARLRDSLRSFEEKEPVLCLRRLMKKAIEEERFEDAAKYRDELKILAPHSLLKCSSDATTLGIRVQVRSVYIESRSQPLKGQFFFAYRIRITNSSQRPVQLLKRHWIVTDGNGRTENIWGVGVVGEQPVIFPKTGFEYSSACPLSTPNGRMEGDFEMKHIDKAGSSTFNVAIAPFSLSILGDDNDVLL; encoded by the exons ATGCAGTGGGCGGGTCTGAGATCGCAGGCGCCGGTTCCCACGGCGGCGTGGACGGGGCCGAGGCCAAGAACCGCGAGGTGCCCGCAGGGTAGATTCCCCACAGCGCGCCGGGCGCTGGTGGCGTCGGCAGCGGCCTCGGACGCTAATTCGAGCTCGAATTCGCCGGggaaggacgaggagggggaggaggtggTGCGAAGGGAGAAGGAGGAGAAGGCGGTCGCGTCGCTTCTGATGAGAAGCCAGAAGTACGCCATGCTAAAGCAGCAGCTCGCCGTGGCCGCCCAATTTGAG GATTACAAGGAAGCAGCGAGGTTGAGGGACTCGCTGAGGTCCTTCGAGGAGAAGGAGCCTGTGTTGTGCCTCCGCCGGTTGATGAAGAAGGCCATTGAGGAGGAGAGGTTTGAG GATGCTGCTAAATACAGAGATGAATTAAAGATTTTGGCTCCACACTCCCTCCTCAAATGTTCTAGTGATGCAACTACTTTG GGGATAAGAGTTCAAGTCAGGAGCGTCTATATTGAAAGCCGGAGCCAGCCATTGAAAGGGCAATTCTTTTTTGCTTATAGAATTAGAATTACGAATAGTTCTCAGCGCCCTGTTCAGCTTCTCAAAAGGCACTGGATTGTTACAGATGGAAATGGAAGGACAGAAAACATTTG GGGAGTTGGAGTAGTGGGAGAACAACCTGTCATATTCCCGAAGACTGGTTTTGAGTACTCTTCTGCATGCCCATTGAGCACTCCAAATGGGAGAATG GAAGGTGACTTTGAGATGAAGCACATCGACAAGGCTGGATCATCAACATTCAATGTTGCAATTGCGCCATTCTCTCTGTCAATTCTTGGTGACGATAATGATGTTCTGCTATGA